Proteins co-encoded in one Maylandia zebra isolate NMK-2024a linkage group LG16, Mzebra_GT3a, whole genome shotgun sequence genomic window:
- the kctd4 gene encoding BTB/POZ domain-containing protein KCTD4 yields the protein MEWDLSRMESELRHINPDLLQPSKSFKKPSSGTITLNVGGFLYTAHRTTLAKQQGSFLEEVANGKKAVQHTDSMGNPFIDRDGPVFRHVLNYLRTGELQLPDDFREAGLLRREADFYRLTELVEAVVEWETQRAALREPAFLEVTDSHERSQGLKVYCSDPAFIDKVKGRLVQISKSRLDGFPEEFVVSSNVIQFRHFIKSEPGSRLVLKEDSTFLCTLDCLKLETVMLALRSGFKLVTCLDSSKGSVVVAEALHFVK from the coding sequence ATGGAATGGGACCTCAGCAGGATGGAAAGTGAACTGAGGCACATCAACCCGGACCTGCTGCAGCCCAGCAAGAGCTTCAAGAAGCCCTCCTCGGGCACCATCACCCTCAACGTAGGGGGGTTCCTGTACACGGCCCACCGGACCACCCTTGCCAAACAACAGGGCTCGTTTCTCGAGGAGGTGGCCAACGGTAAGAAGGCGGTCCAGCACACCGATTCCATGGGCAACCCCTTCATCGACAGAGATGGTCCGGTTTTTCGCCATGTGCTCAACTACCTCCGAACAGGAGAGCTCCAGCTGCCCGATGACTTCCGGGAGGCGGGGCTCCTGCGACGAGAGGCCGATTTTTACCGCCTGACTGAACTGGTGGAGGCTGTGGTCGAGTGGGAAACTCAGAGGGCGGCACTGCGGGAACCCGCCTTCCTGGAGGTGACGGATAGCCACGAGAGGTCGCAGGGCCTCAAGGTGTACTGCAGTGACCCCGCCTTCATCGATAAGGTCAAAGGGCGGCTGGTGCAGATCTCCAAGAGCCGCTTGGATGGCTTTCCGGAAGAATTTGTGGTGTCATCCAACGTGATACAGTTCCGACACTTCATCAAGTCGGAGCCTGGCTCGCGGCTCGTTCTGAAGGAGGACAGCACATTCCTGTGCACACTTGACTGTCTGAAACTAGAGACAGTGATGCTAGCACTGAGATCGGGCTTCAAGCTTGTCACCTGCCTTGACAGCAGCAAAGGCTCCGTGGTGGTGGCCGAGGCCCTGCATTTTGTCAAGTAg